One Candidatus Niyogibacteria bacterium DNA window includes the following coding sequences:
- a CDS encoding ABC transporter ATP-binding protein yields the protein MIECKNIAKIYKSGPPVGGIETHALKNASFKIDDGEFVAIMGPSGSGKSTLMHIIGCLDTPTSGEYLLNDKNISKFSDDELADIRMQKIGFVFQSYNLLPRSTVLRNVSLPLVYAGVKKEDREKRAKKALSASAFPEQFWNHYSNQLSGGMMQRVAIARALVNNPVLVLADEPTGNLDTKTGEIVLNTFQRLNSEQKRTIVLITHERYVAEHAERIIQIRDGNIIEDSPVKNRRIANHRDF from the coding sequence ATGATTGAATGTAAAAACATCGCTAAAATTTACAAAAGCGGTCCGCCAGTTGGCGGAATAGAAACTCACGCGCTTAAAAATGCTTCGTTCAAGATAGATGACGGCGAGTTTGTGGCGATTATGGGGCCGTCCGGTTCCGGAAAATCAACGCTAATGCATATTATCGGGTGTTTGGATACGCCGACCAGCGGTGAATATCTTTTAAATGATAAAAATATTTCTAAATTTTCCGATGACGAGCTTGCCGATATTCGGATGCAAAAAATCGGTTTTGTGTTCCAGTCTTACAATCTATTGCCGCGTTCGACAGTCCTGCGGAATGTAAGCCTGCCGCTGGTCTACGCCGGCGTCAAAAAAGAAGATCGCGAAAAACGGGCCAAAAAAGCCCTTAGCGCTTCGGCTTTCCCTGAGCAATTCTGGAACCATTATTCCAATCAGCTTTCCGGAGGCATGATGCAAAGAGTTGCCATTGCCCGCGCGCTTGTCAACAATCCGGTACTGGTTCTTGCCGACGAACCCACTGGCAATCTTGACACCAAGACCGGCGAAATCGTGCTTAATACTTTTCAGCGGCTTAACTCTGAACAGAAGCGGACAATAGTGTTGATTACTCATGAACGTTATGTCGCCGAACACGCTGAACGCATTATTCAAATCCGCGACGGGAACATTATTGAAGACAGTCCGGTAAAAAACAGGCGGATTGCCAACCACCGTGATTTTTAA